The following coding sequences are from one Sesamum indicum cultivar Zhongzhi No. 13 linkage group LG11, S_indicum_v1.0, whole genome shotgun sequence window:
- the LOC105173181 gene encoding methionine adenosyltransferase 2 subunit beta, with protein sequence MTETEHCSSSLSLSKMSKKRVLIVGGTGYLGQHLLQSFSEDSDPKSPLALGFTHHSSPPPQPLLDAIPQAIPFHVDLRTGGGLDAISHAFGQPDVVINCAALSVPRVCEMDPEAAMSINVPTSLVRWLSSFKESNTLLIHLSTDQVYEGTKSFYKEEDETVPVNVYGKSKVEAEHYVSANCRNFAILRSSIIYGPQTISPVPKSLPIQWMDGVLAKGEALDFFHDEFRCPVFVKDLIAVIQILTNRWISESKQMQLLLNVGGPDRVSRVQMAEAVAHVKGYSTSLIKPVSASSVDRGVKSPSDISMDITKLIRTIGISPTPYMDGVRLTLELKATL encoded by the exons ATGACAGAAACTGAGCACTGCAgcagctctctctctctctcaaagaTGAGCAAGAAGCGAGTGCTGATAGTTGGAGGCACAGGCTACTTGGGGCAGCACCTCTTGCAGTCTTTCTCTGAAGATTCAGACCCAAAATCGCCCTTAGCTCTCGGATTCACGCACCATTCCTCCCCTCCTCCTCAGCCGCTGCTCGATGCGATCCCTCAGGCTATCCCTTTCCACGTCGATTTACGTACCGGCGGTGGCCTCGATGCCATCTCCCACGCATTCGGACAG CCTGATGTGGTGATCAATTGTGCTGCTCTTTCCGTTCCTCGCGTGTGCGAGATGGATCCTGAGGCTGCCATGTCGATAAATGTGCCTACCTCTCTTGTGAGATGGCTATCAAGCTTTAAAGAGAGCAATACCCTTCTGATTCATTTGTCAACTGATCAAG TTTATGAAGGAACCAAATCCTTCTATAAAGAAGAAGATGAGACTGTTCCTGTGAATGTTTATGGGAAATCTAAAGTTGAAGCAGAGCATTATGTGTCTGCAAACTGCCGAAACTTTGCAATCTTGAGAAGCAGTATAATCTATGGACCACAAACTATCTCTCCTGTTCCTAAATCACTTCCAATCCAG TGGATGGATGGTGTACTTGCTAAAGGGGAGGCATTAGATTTCTTTCATGACGAGTTCCGGTGTCCCGTCTTTGTCAAGGATCTTATTGCGGTCATACAAATATTGACTAACCGATGGATCTCAG AGAGTAAGCAAATGCAGTTGCTTCTCAATGTTGGTGGGCCAGATAGGGTATCAAGGGTTCAAATGGCTGAGGCAGTTGCACATGTTAAAGGTTATAGTACCTCGTTGATCAAACCAGTTTCTGCATCATCA GTTGATCGTGGTGTCAAGTCCCCTTCAGACATTTCCATGGATATCACAAAGCTGATTCGGACGATCGGTATTTCACCAACTCCTTACATGGATGGTGTCAGATTGACACTTGAACTTAAAGCTACTCTATAG
- the LOC105173180 gene encoding phosphomannomutase encodes MAVRRPGVIALFDVDGTLTAPRKVATVKMLDFMQELRKVVTVGVVGGSDLVKISEQLGNTVINDYDYVFAENGLVAHKDGKLIGKQSLKSFLGEEKLKEFINFTLHYIADLDIPIKRGTFVEFRSGMLNVSPIGRNCSQEERDEFEKYDKVHNIRPKMVSVLREKFAHFNLTFSIGGQISFDVFPRGWDKTYCLQYLDEFHEIHFFGDKTYKGGNDYEIYESERTKGHTVTSPEDTVKQCTTLFLS; translated from the exons ATGGCTGTGAGGAGACCTGGTGTAATTGCTCTTTTTGATGTTGATGGCACGCTTACTGCTCCCAGGAAG GTGGCTACTGTTAAGATGTTAGATTTTATGCAGGAACTTCGGAAG GTTGTTACTGTTGGTGTTGTTGGGGGTTCCGATCTTGTTAAGATTTCAGAGCAGCTTGGAAATACAG TCATTAATGACTATGATTATGTGTTTGCTGAGAATGGCCTTGTGGCTCACAAGGATGGAAAGTTAATTGGAAAGCAG AGCTTGAAGTCATTTCTTGGAGAAGAAAAACTCAAG GAGTTTATTAACTTCACTCTCCATTACATTGCCGACTTGGATATCCCCATCAAAAG GGGAACATTTGTTGAATTTCGAAGTGGGATGCTTAATGTATCTCCAATCGGAAGAAACTGCAGTCAGGAAGAGAGAGATGAGTTTGAAAAGTATGATAAG GTCCACAACATTCGGCCCAAAATGGTGTCTGTGCTCCGAGAGAAGTTTGCACACTTCAACCTAACCTTTTCCATAGGGGGGCAAATCAGTTTTGAT GTTTTTCCTCGAGGCTGGGACAAGACATATTGCTTGCAATACCTGgatgaatttcatgaaattcacTTCTTTGGAGACAAGACCTACAAG GGAGGAAATGACTATGAAATCTACGAGTCGGAGAGAACCAAAGGTCACACCG TTACTAGCCCCGAGGATACAGTAAAGCAGTGTACAACTCTCTTCCTGAGCTAG